A genomic window from Populus alba chromosome 19, ASM523922v2, whole genome shotgun sequence includes:
- the LOC118054913 gene encoding proteasome subunit alpha type-2-like isoform X3 yields MGDSQYSFSLTSFSPTGKLVQIEQALTAVGSGQTSLGIKAANGVVIATEKKLPSILVDESSVNVLYWSGYGLDFDMEYMSPVAV; encoded by the exons ATGGGTGATAGCCAGTACTCCTTTTCTCTCACTAGTTTCAGTCCTACCGGAAAGCTAGTACAGATTGAGCAGGCATTGACTGCCGTTGGATCAGGCCAAACTTCTCTCGGAATCAAAG CGGCAAACGGTGTTGTTATTGCAACTGAGAAGAAATTGCCATCTATTTTAGTCGATGAATCTTCT GTCAATGTTCTTTACTGGTCTGGTTATGGACTTGACTTTGACATGGAGTACATGTCCCCTGTTGCTGTTTAA
- the LOC118054913 gene encoding proteasome subunit alpha type-2-like isoform X1, which produces MGDSQYSFSLTSFSPTGKLVQIEQALTAVGSGQTSLGIKAANGVVIATEKKLPSILVDESSVQKIQNLTPNIGVVYRFFSACFSVIRRSNGAGKILAVFPGFSRNEGGLLKVEDARHTPMIWPTF; this is translated from the exons ATGGGTGATAGCCAGTACTCCTTTTCTCTCACTAGTTTCAGTCCTACCGGAAAGCTAGTACAGATTGAGCAGGCATTGACTGCCGTTGGATCAGGCCAAACTTCTCTCGGAATCAAAG CGGCAAACGGTGTTGTTATTGCAACTGAGAAGAAATTGCCATCTATTTTAGTCGATGAATCTTCT GTTCAGAAAATACAGAATCTGACACCCAATATTGGAGTTGTCTACAGGTTTTTTTCTGCATGCTTCTCGGTAATTAGaag ATCAAATGGAGCTGGCAAAATCTTAGCTGTTTTTCCAGGATTTTCAAGAAATGAAGGAGGACTCCTTAAAGTTGAAGATGCGAGACATACTCCTATGATTTGGCCCACTTTTTGA
- the LOC140954161 gene encoding putative disease resistance protein RGA1, translating to MQSKRTREEWERVLSSELWRLDEVDRDQIERRIFIPLLLSYYDLPSVVRRCFLYCAMFPKDYKMGKYELVKMWMAQGYLKETSGGDMELVGEQYFQVLAARSFFQDFERHRFEGMKFKMHDIVHDFAQYMTKNECLTVDVNTLGEATVETSIERVRHLSMMLSEETFFPNSIHKAKGLRSLLIHTTDPSLGAALPDLFKQLTCIRSLNLSESSIEEIPNQVEKLIHLRHLNLASCRELESLPETMCDLCNLQSLDVTWCRSLKELPRAIGKLIKLRHLQIDGSGVAFIPKGIERITCLRTLDKFIVWGGYEKESKAANLRELKNLNHIGGTLNIRHLGGGKEDASDAAEAQLKNKKRLLRLGLGFNHNQDNGNLIEGLQPPPNLENLTISRYEGLDLPNWMMTLTRLQELRLDHCGNVEVLPPLGRLSNLERLELTLLKVRRLDAGFLGIEKDENASINEGEIARVTAFPKLKKLEIWNLGVEEWVGIERRVGEEDANTTSIISIMPQLQQLMIHQCPLLRALPDYVLAAPLQELEISMCPNLRKRYGKEMGEDWQKISHIPKIYFYDT from the coding sequence ATGCAGTctaaaagaacaagagaagAATGGGAACGTGTTTTATCTAGCGAACTGTGGAGGCTAGATGAGGTTGATAGAGATCAGATTGAACGACGAATATTTATACCTTTGCTTTTGAGTTACTACGATTTACCTTCTGTGGTAAGACGATGTTTCTTGTATTGTGCCATGTTTCCAAAAGACTACAAGATGGGAAAATATGAATTGGTGAAGATGTGGATGGCTCAAGGTTACCTCAAGGAGACTTCAGGTGGAGATATGGAGCTTGTAGGAGAGCAGTACTTTCAAGTCTTAGCAGCGCGCTCTTTCTTCCAAGATTTTGAGAGGCATCGGTTTGAAGGAATGAAATTCAAGATGCATGATATAGTGCATGATTTTGCCCAATATATGACAAAAAATGAATGTCTAACAGTGGATGTCAATACACTTGGAGAAGCAACAGTGGAGACTTCAATTGAAAGGGTTCGTCATTTAAGCATGATGCTGTCAGAGGAGACCTTTTTTCCTAACTCCATTCACAAAGCAAAAGGTCTTCGCAGCCTCTTGATCCACACTACAGACCCTTCGCTTGGAGCTGCACTACCTGATTTATTCAAGCAGTTAACATGCATCAGGTCATTGAATTTGTCAGAGTCTTCTATCGAAGAAATACCAAATCAGGTAGAGAAATTGATACATTTGAGACACCTCAATTTGGCATCTTGTAGAGAGTTGGAGTCCCTGCCAGAAACCATGTGTGATTTATGCAATCTGCAATCCCTAGACGTTACTTGGTGTCGTTCTCTCAAGGAATTACCTCGGGCGATTGGAAAACTTATCAAATTGAGGCATCTCCAGATTGATGGTTCAGGTGTGGCCTTCATACCAAAGGGAATAGAGAGGATAACATGTCTTCGAACATTAGATAAGTTTATTGTGTGGGGTGGTTATGAGAAGGAAAGTAAAGCAGCTAATCTACgagaattaaaaaacttaaatcacaTTGGAGGGACTCTTAATATACGGCATCTAGGAGGAGGTAAAGAAGATGCGAGTGACGCTGCAGAAGCTCAACTCAAGAATAAGAAGCGCCTGCTTCGTTTGGGATTAGGTTTCAACCACAACCAGGATAACGGCAATTTAATTGAAGGTTTACAGCCTCCGCCAAACTTGGAAAACCTAACCATATCTAGGTACGAAGGGTTGGATTTGCCAAATTGGATGATGACATTAACCAGATTACAAGAGCTTAGACTTGATCATTGTGGAAACGTGGAGGTCTTGCCTCCGTTAGGAAGATTGTCCAACCTTGAAAGACTGGAATTGACGTTGTTGAAGGTGAGAAGGTTGGATGCTGGATTTTTAGGTATAGAAAAAGATGAGAATGCCAGTATTAATGAAGGAGAAATTGCAAGGGTCACTGCTTtccccaaattaaaaaaacttgagatttGGAATCTCGGAGTAGAAGAGTGGGTTGGAATTGAAAGGAGAGTGGGAGAAGAAGATGCCAACACAACTTCAATAATATCCATTATGCCACAACTTCAACAGTTGATGATTCATCAGTGCCCGTTGTTGAGAGCACTACCAGACTATGTTTTGGCAGCGCCTCTACAGGAATTGGAGATAAGCATGTGCCCCAATCTAAGGAAACGTTACGGGAAGGAGATGGGTGAAGATTGGCAAAAGATTTCTCACATcccaaagatttatttttatgatacatAG
- the LOC118054915 gene encoding uncharacterized protein isoform X2, whose product MIAVLTSIAFTCLVAAAVPTLFAVGRAATSLSKLADTAREELPSTMAAIRLSGMEISDLTLELSDLSQEITDGVNKSAQAVQAAEAGIRQIGTLAHHHTISMIQERASLPIISLQPVVAGAAKKTSRAVGQATKTIMNIISRGEFNTEEKEDGSRIDRVEI is encoded by the exons ATGATTGCCGTGTTG ACTTCTATAGCATTTACATGCCTTGTTGCTGCTGCCGTTCCAACACTGTTT GCAGTGGGGAGAGCAGCAACATCTCTTTCAAAGCTAGCAGATACTGCTCGTGAGGAACTGCCCAGTACGATGGCTGCGATTAGGCTTTCAGGCATGGAAATAAGTGATCTTACATTGGAATTAAGTGATTTGAG CCAAGAGATAACTGATGGGGTCAATAAATCAGCACAAGCAGTTCAAGCAGCAGAAGCTGGAATTCGACAGATTGGGACACTTGCTCACCATCATACTATTT CTATGATTCAAGAGAGGGCTAGCTTGCCAATCATTTCCCTGCAGCCCGTTGTTGCTGGTGCCGCAAAGAAGACTTCCCGTGCTGTTGGCCAAGCCACCAAGACCATCATGAATATTATTTCACGAGGAGAGTTCAATACGGAGGAGAAAGAAGATGGAAGTAGAATTGATAGGGTGGAAATATGA
- the LOC118054914 gene encoding uncharacterized protein has protein sequence MAYIPPHKRYSKDERRASPIPETLHPRFKRNMNLRASTSHLDKSGKIVYADRCISKWFAVGLDDDDNFPPHIHLQPISLEYVDRKSGEKPLVLVNSVVTEEDSKLERNCSRSPWEIITEEVQQELLSSFEILRNEMDAQGSERVKPTLVARLGKFLFHGSRSIALESVDKIQVEEAILRQLRRSLYTNIPSSYMENIIDGVVPVIGVDFEEEKDVYHVKLSDNTRPDTTISCKCSVLENKKLLLYKVELNQVRQMVIDVSCLDKNLDLRLMLSTKKILTTLTDDEMNSITGLINSAVLDSDTKGGLRWPLGKASSGGRYSVTGAWHTVTKAYKSSSFRLKVRDADRFDFRSGAGEAAREIYLKLKRIVSEIQEPGAEGDSISKMLEDSLRLIWDKFLCCERFLT, from the exons ATGGCTTACATTCCTCCACACAAGCGGTATTCCAAGGATGAGAGAAGGGCATCCCCAATTCCAGAGACACTGCATCCTcgttttaaaagaaatatgaatTTGAGAGCATCCACTTCTCATTTAGATAAGAGTGGAAAGATCGTTTACGCAGACCGTTGCATATCTAAATGGTTTGCTGTTGGTTTGGACGATGATGACAACTTTCCTCCTCACATCCATCTCCAGCCGATTTCCTTGGAATATGTTGACCGTAAAAGTGGAGAAAAGCCTCTGGTCTTGGTGAATAGCGTTGTAACTGAAG AGGATAGCAAATTGGAAAGGAATTGCTCCAGAAGTCCATGGGAGATTATAACTGAAGAAGTACAGCAAGAACTACTCTCTTCTTTCGAAATCTTGAGGAATGAAATGGATGCTCAAGGTTCTGAAAGAGTAAAGCCAACATTGGTTGCTCGATTGGgaaaatttctttttcatgg GAGCCGTTCAATCGCACTAGAAAGTGTCGATAAAATTCAGGTTGAAGAAGCCATTTTGAGACAACTCAGAAGATCATTGTACACAAATATTCCTTCTTCATACATGGAGAATATTATAGATGGAGTGGTCCCAGTGATTGGAGTTGATTTTGAAGAGGAGAAAGATGTTTATCATGTAAAG TTGTCTGATAATACACGGCCAGATACCACTATTTCATGCAAATGCAGTGtgctggaaaataaaaaacttctcCTCTACAAG GTTGAACTAAACCAAGTGCGCCAGATGGTCATAGATGTATCATGTCTCGATAAGAATCTGGACCTCAGGCTAATGCTTAGCACCAAGAAGATCTTAACAACTCTAACT GATGACGAGATGAATAGCATTACAGGTCTGATCAATTCTGCAGTTCTAGATTCAGATACGAAGGGTGGATTAAGATGGCCCCTAGGGAAGGCGTCTTCTGGTGGTAGATATAGCGTCACTGGGGCTTGGCACACAGTAACCAAAGCCTATAAAAGTTCATCGTTTAGGCTTAAAGTCAGAGATGCCGATCGTTTTGATTTTAGGAGTGGAGCTGGGGAAGCTGCAAGAGAGATTTATCTGAAGTTGAAAAGAATTGTTTCAGAAATACAG GAACCGGGAGCTGAAGGTGATTCAATCTCCAAAATGCTCGAGGACAGCTTAAGACTGATATGGGACAAGTTCTTATGCTGCGAACGGTTTCTAACATGA
- the LOC118054913 gene encoding proteasome subunit alpha type-2-like isoform X2, which yields MGDSQYSFSLTSFSPTGKLVQIEQALTAVGSGQTSLGIKAANGVVIATEKKLPSILVDESSVQKIQNLTPNIGVVYRSNGAGKILAVFPGFSRNEGGLLKVEDARHTPMIWPTF from the exons ATGGGTGATAGCCAGTACTCCTTTTCTCTCACTAGTTTCAGTCCTACCGGAAAGCTAGTACAGATTGAGCAGGCATTGACTGCCGTTGGATCAGGCCAAACTTCTCTCGGAATCAAAG CGGCAAACGGTGTTGTTATTGCAACTGAGAAGAAATTGCCATCTATTTTAGTCGATGAATCTTCT GTTCAGAAAATACAGAATCTGACACCCAATATTGGAGTTGTCTACAG ATCAAATGGAGCTGGCAAAATCTTAGCTGTTTTTCCAGGATTTTCAAGAAATGAAGGAGGACTCCTTAAAGTTGAAGATGCGAGACATACTCCTATGATTTGGCCCACTTTTTGA
- the LOC118054907 gene encoding putative disease resistance protein RGA4, with the protein MAEALLSPILEQLTTIVAQQVQEEVNLVVGVKEQCDKLKSNLLDIQSVLEDADRKQVKDKAVRHWVDKLKDACYDMDDVLDEWSTAILRWKMEEAEENTHSRQKIRCSFLGTPCFCFNQVVRRRDIALKIKEVNEKVDDIAKERAKYGFDLYKATDELQRPTTTSFVDESSVIGRDGEKRNVVSKLLAESSQEARDVDVISLVGLGGIGKNNSRPTSL; encoded by the coding sequence GTACAAGAAGAGGTGAACCTAGTAGTGGGTGTGAAGGAACAATGTGACAAGCTGAAAAGCAATCTCCTTGATATCCAATCTGTCCTTGAAGATGCAGATAGAAAACAAGTTAAGGATAAGGCTGTAAGACATTGGGTAGACAAGCTCAAAGATGCATGTTATGATATGGATGACGTGCTAGATGAATGGAGCACTGCAATTCTTAGATGGAAAATGGAGGAAGCTGAAGAAAATACTCACAGCCGACAGAAGATACGGTGTTCCTTCCTGGGGACTCCTTGCTTTTGTTTCAATCAAGTGGTTCGACGTCGCGACATTGCCCTGAAGATCAAAGAAGTTAATGAAAAAGTGGATGACATTGCCAAAGAGAGAGCTAAGTATGGCTTTGATCTGTACAAAGCCACTGATGAACTCCAGCGACCAACAACTACCTCCTTTGTTGATGAATCAAGCGTGATTGGTCGAGATGGTGAAAAGAGAAATGTTGTAAGCAAGTTGCTGGCTGAAAGTAGTCAAGAAGCACGGGACGTGGATGTCATCTCTCTAGTAGGGCTGGGCGGAATTGGAAAAAACAACTCTCGCCCAACTAGCCTTTAA
- the LOC118054915 gene encoding uncharacterized protein isoform X1 — protein sequence MKPNLLTADSFLIFNSITLLSRNSIPFPRNSIPHPNHFLSIVSPHPNSSKHSRLLPICSSSNPARKESSPANEESLNSNVEVLGGDELERNLNVQVANPVVPSYIQSWTKLSLSDQAFFLLSFIAFTTSIAFTCLVAAAVPTLFAVGRAATSLSKLADTAREELPSTMAAIRLSGMEISDLTLELSDLSQEITDGVNKSAQAVQAAEAGIRQIGTLAHHHTISMIQERASLPIISLQPVVAGAAKKTSRAVGQATKTIMNIISRGEFNTEEKEDGSRIDRVEI from the exons ATGAAACCCAATCTGCTGACTGCTGATTCCTTTCTTATTTTCAATTCCATAACTCTGCTATCAAGGAATTCTATTCCATTTCCCAGGAATTCAATTCCACACCCCAATCACTTTCTCTCCATAGTATCCCCACACCCTAATTCCTCCAAACACTCTCGTTTACTCCCAATCTGCTCTTCTTCAAACCCCGCTAGAAAGGAATCAAGTCCCGCCAACGAAGAGTCATTGAATTCCAATGTTGAAGTTCTTGGTGGAGATGAATTGGAGAGGAATTTGAATGTCCAAGTTGCGAATCCTGTTGTTCCTTCTTATATTCAGTCATGGACCAAGCTTAGTTTGAGCGATCAAGCTTTCTTTCTCTTATCTTTTATTGCTTTCACG ACTTCTATAGCATTTACATGCCTTGTTGCTGCTGCCGTTCCAACACTGTTT GCAGTGGGGAGAGCAGCAACATCTCTTTCAAAGCTAGCAGATACTGCTCGTGAGGAACTGCCCAGTACGATGGCTGCGATTAGGCTTTCAGGCATGGAAATAAGTGATCTTACATTGGAATTAAGTGATTTGAG CCAAGAGATAACTGATGGGGTCAATAAATCAGCACAAGCAGTTCAAGCAGCAGAAGCTGGAATTCGACAGATTGGGACACTTGCTCACCATCATACTATTT CTATGATTCAAGAGAGGGCTAGCTTGCCAATCATTTCCCTGCAGCCCGTTGTTGCTGGTGCCGCAAAGAAGACTTCCCGTGCTGTTGGCCAAGCCACCAAGACCATCATGAATATTATTTCACGAGGAGAGTTCAATACGGAGGAGAAAGAAGATGGAAGTAGAATTGATAGGGTGGAAATATGA